In Diorhabda sublineata isolate icDioSubl1.1 chromosome 2, icDioSubl1.1, whole genome shotgun sequence, the sequence GGTGTTTTCTCTCTTCAGCATTCTGCTTTTGCCTGTTTTCTTGCTTCATCATATCTTGGTTTCTCTTTTCCATAATTAATCTACATTTTTCGTCAAACCAATCCTTTCCTGTACTTCTTTTCACCTATCCTAGACATTATTGCATGGTTTTTATCAgtgatgattttatttgtttcttctcATCATTTTCATCCTTTATTTCTGGCTTTTCATTcagctttattgtttttatatatctttGACTTACTTAATCTATTTAAACATTTACACTAGATTTaattaacttatataatttatttaaattctttgtttacttttttatttcgttccgttcattatgaatttttataatatatgacAGAAAGGATCCtagaatgtaaacaaacaaataaaaagacctTTGTAGAAACtagttctaaaaaaataatataaacaactcTCTGCTATGCTATGTATTGGCAAATGATTCtttcgaaataatttgattcatattttttagaaacattaccATACCTCCTAACTACAGAAGGAAAACAATTCATATCAGTATTCCAAGGCCTTAGATTACAAAATCTATTATCCCACCAGCTTGATGTACTGCTGGTAATAAGGGACAACATTATTCCTAGAACATGGCTCGATACTGTGATTCTACAACAATGGAAGAACGTTTTAAGGGTCAATCAAAATGATGATAAAGGGTAAATTATGGTTTATAAAAATTACtgtgataaaatttcaaaataaatatattgttttagaCCAAGAGATATTTCTGACGAAATATTTTTAGCATCTAGTTTAAGGTGTGGAAGGATTTTAACAGTGAACGAGAGACATGTTTGGAGGTGGACTGGGTTCCATTTCGGTGTAGATTTATTAATGATCACAGATGGATCTACCATTTCCATTAAACGAAATCATAGATCGGAATTTGAGCAGTTATTGAGTTTACAAACAACTAGGCATGTGGCAATAAGGTCAGTATCTAGCACTATTATAaagtaatttgtttttataatttaattattttagatttgttgtgttcttaaatttttcatattcctTTTACGTTTTTCGGCATTTAAAGTTGGTTTTCCATTGTATCCACTGTATTTTGATACTTTTCTTAATTCCTTTTTGaactacatttattttatttcttttttgaactCACCCTTTCTTTTCTAAAGGTGTTCccagtttcattttttattgttaatctACCTGCCTCATTTTTACTGTATGTCCATACCAATTCAACCATTTCTTGTTTATATTGAGAATATGAAGATGTAGACCATCATCCTCAATTCCTTTTTGGTCCACATTTGCATTGTTTActgtatttcttttttgatctaaacttttattatttaaaggTGTTTCCAGCCCCTTTTCTATTGATAGTCTATCTGCTTTATTTTGACTGTTATATCCATACCAATGCCactatttcttgtttattttttcagattatttcttcttgttttgttaattttttaatgtttacatttttttgagtCATATCAGGATTTTGGTCTCTCTTGTAACCTTTTCTTCCACTGCATCCATCCTCAATTCTTTTATTTGGTCTCTCCATGGTTTACATGTTTATTTCTCAGTTATTTTTCCAGCCTCCATTATCTATCTCGTTCACTCATGTTTATAACAATTcagctattaatttttttgttataattgcTACTCATTCTATTTcatttcatgtatttttttctttattttgtttacattGCACTGGTTTTTATCTAATTTCGTTTATATCTGTAGTTTCGTTCCCAAAATTTATTCGTATGTActacataatatttttgttgatgttatttttctcttttctttccATACTATTATtaacttattgattatttcaattttagggTAACTGTTACTCGACTTAATGAACAAAGACAGATTGTTTACAGTAAACAATCGGAAATATTAAAAGTATCATTGTCAAAAGGCGAAGAAATCCAGTTAAtgtcttttgataaaaatgtggAATACCCTATTATAATATCAGCTAATATCTTGTACACATCACCAGAAACACAAGAAATTAACATAGAAGAAAGGCATCATAATATATCTTAACAGGTATACTAATTGCATATATTTGACATTCTGaataactattataataattgaaaaattaatgtaGCAAAGGTTTTTTTTACAGTAAGTCACTCGATAGTGGTGTTGGTGATTTTAGGTATTGGAAGCTTAGGGTGATATTCAATTTCGtagattaatttttcttatatgtcTAATGCTCGATTACAAAGAAACTATCATTTGAAATTATCAATACTTTTGACATTAACTAAAATAAAGATTAGATATAGAatgtatatttaagaaatatacaATGATATACAGTCTGTATAATGTTTATCGAAATTGGATTTCTTGAACAacgaatataatttataatataaaacaaattaaaagacTAACTAGGTAAATTTATTCCAGTATTGTATAAAAAGTTGTCAGAATAGTCAAATATAAGTGACAGTaatatacagtgaaaatagCACAAAGTATAACGAATCAAGTAGTATACATGCTGATTCACGCTGTGGAAactccaattaaaaaaaaaataacacgtTATCGAATTTGGGGGGTTTGAATCAGCTTAAATTATTTGAGATTATAATACcgaatatttttatactatatgttttttttatttacatttagcttgacatttaatatttttttgtgtccTTGTGAAATTATATtgagtttgaatatttttgttactatttttttaaaagtattattatGGATGAAATCCATATCAGCTCTAGTTTTGTATATTCCTCTAAATTGTGATCTTCTgcatttatttctatataaaaaagtgCATTTATGAATAATTAGTTAGTATTTGTTGGTTTCCAGGTCAAATTAATACGAAATTGACATAATTAACACTTATGTCAGTTTGATCATTTGTAATAAGGTGCTTTCAGGCAGTTACATTGATagtatgaaaaagaaaaatgttgttataactttttttggtttatctACTTCCAAAAAAAGGAGAAATACATCATCCTACTAATTATTATACTTAGAACAAGGTATTTCAGTCCAGTTTGTAGGTAATCTTCGTTAAAAGTGGAACTACTTGAATGCacttattaatattcaaaaagtggtaATAATTAAATTGGAACTATTTTGTGTGTCAAAATAACTCCCACAATAGTTTTTGTGTCAAAATAACTCCcatgattgtttttattttttttcaatggatTTAGCTTCTTCGATAAGTAGAACTGATTATTGGTTGTTAGTAAATATTGACTTATTCTTATACTTCagctaataattttatttttctagggtattattgatgagattcatattgtaaattaatttttcctaaatTAGAGtgtatttttgatgaaaaaaaaaaaacaaaattagaatgcaattttattatttcatattttccatatacaaaaaatgagttATTTTGATATCACTTAGTTCTCAAATACCATTTGACaagtttaatatttatattaaaataaatgtttgacGTTAGTGACCGTTACAGTcacagaattttgaaaaaaaatttgttattaattacatatatacagtgtgtaaCAGCCTAATGGAATGAATTCATTATTTCGATTATTGTATATGTTGATTGATTTTTCCATGAAAATGTGTGAGGATTCTGGTCCACctgcttcatttttttatatgtccATACTAATTCaactgttttttgtttatttttttgtattattgctttttgttttgttaatttttcattgtttacaTTTTCTTGAGTAGTATAGGGTTTTAGTACCTCTTGTAACCTTTTCTTCCACCTCATCCATCCTCAGTccatttttaatggtttttccAGCCTCCATTATCTACCTGGTTCATTCTTACAGTATGTTCataccattttttttctataatcactacttattttgtttcatatccAATGTCTTTATCTTGCCCCATTTTGCTCCcacttatatttttatagattttattattgcatcgatttttgaattattttctactaCATATGTTGTAGTTGTAACAgcttttgtatatattttcattttcgtGTACCCATCTGcagtaattgaataaaaattttatcgttCTTATGTTTGTTGCAATATTGagataaaatatgataaaattggaaattttaggGGAAGTGTGCCCCCATAATGACAACGACAATTCCAAATATTTGCAAATtaagatgaatattttcaaaattcgtttGCTTCAGCtcattaaaagaaatattttacttcAATCAGTAAAATCACAGTGATAATTCAATTTCATCCCAACAATGTTGAAAATTGGGTAAGCAAATAACTTACATTCTTGATTTCTGCTTGGGcccaataaaaacaattggaaCATTCAATAAATTAGCATTTTCAAagatttcatcatttttagtCTGCCCTGTTATCGTTTCcgatttatttacattgtcttcttcaatattttctaaagtATCGTTCTCCTTAAAACCGTCATTTCTCTTGTAATAGTAAGTGAagtagaaaaagtaaaaatatttatgttcaaaGGACAAATCCAGTTTTCCTAACAGCATTTAATGGAGTTGATGATTTGAGAAATgcttttgaaaatataccagCTAAATGGTAATGGGTCACAGACTTTCCACATCAAGAGATTGCAACCTATGTGTACAATACGCAGggaagcaaaataaaaaaaaattctgtttcaTATTCAAGTACCTCTAAAGCCACCATAGGAAACGATTGGGTATGTCGTGATAGTAATTTTTACATTATCCCAAGGGAAGAAATGACAGAGCCTCAATCTGGAGCGaacatgaaaataacaaatatgaaatgaaGAATCTGAAGAGATGCTTCAAGTTTTCAACAATTATAGTTACGAGTAATTATATATCAACActgatatttaattttacattcaCTTCACACTCACATTCCTAATTGTACTTATCTCAAACTACATATACCCTACACTAGACATTTAGATTTGAATTAAACAATGTTCAAATAACTATACTGACAGATTTTCCCTACTTTGGAAAGGAGTTGAAGATATGGATTATTGAAGAATGTCAATTTaacatgttttatttatatatagagTAACTGAAATACtgaatttattctttttggTTTTTAGACACTGTAAAAATTGCTGTACATACAGAAATTCAAGCGTCtcaattatatgaaaaacattttttccatttcaataTATGATATTTCTATTGTAAATTATATACTCTACCAACTTTAAATTAGTAACTCCGTGTACCATGGTATGAAAGCGAGGTTTTTCGAGTGATATACAATTGAAAGTtgttttagtataattttgatttatttaccCATTTAATCATCTACCTTTTCCTACCCATTCACTATCCCATGGTTGCTTCTTTCTTTACCatccaatttcaaaattgttgctGCATTTTTGATAATTACTTCTATAAATAgttacaattaatttaaaaaaaggtaatggagaaaaaatgacattaaaattgaagtttgtgttaattttgaaaaatgatattgtataataaattccTTGTTATGTTTATGTTGTAATTATCGTTAATCTGtcaatatacatttttataaattctatcAACATTTCTGAGATATATATTTGTTATGGATTTGAAAGAAATGGggatgaaaaatatagttttcgattatttgtttCGGTTACCATTTTTCTAGTCATACCGAATGATTTTCCCTGGAGATGTTACATATTTACAtacaataaaatcattttgtttaaattgtcagagtttttttcttatttagtaaaaaaatataatacttttattacagatttgattattaataataataatggagaTTCATAATACATTGCTGTAGCTATacaagtatttcttttaaatttccCTAGGATTCAAATTGGTTAAAAGAGTAGGTCCCTCCTCTTCTGCAAGTCTATTTTGGTGATTTCGTTTAATCCCTAcgtttatcaattgaaaatttttataaaagtttttttatatttctttaaaaaaaattttcgaatgtGCAACTACTTCTTACTGCTCCATTATTGACCAAAGTTTATTGAAGCTTCTATAAGTATGTGGATACAGTTTTTTCTAagcaataatttcattttgtcaATTATAcctaatatttgaaaataattttttttagatttatacaaaaaagttaatcaacaaaaaaatgatcaatggatttttgtcaaaatttcctaaaaaataatcaaaaactttaCAATACTTTGATATTCATTGGGGAAAACATGAGCCACGGGTCAatcattgtcaatattttcataaaactatgccatatttttattatacagttttAAGGCATTAAATAGGATcaaagtataaaatatatttgtgcgCGCGTAATGACAAACTAAGACAACAATTTAGGACCCTACTCTACAATTATACCAACTGGATATCCcttaaattaaatgaatatactTTTGACCCTAACAAGTGATTTGAAATCTGTTAGATCACCTGTAATATAGGATTTGgtggattttgaaaatatttaatctattatagttcaataatatatattttggtaAAATTCTGTAAGGCTGTAACTTCGTTTGGTTTATCCTTTAGGTTATTTTATGTgctttttgttattgttactaTTTTAACAAGTTTggagtttggtttaaaaaaataaataagttataaGTGCTCTTATACTAATTGGCTAGTCACGTATGAAACGCTTTCTGTTTAtagtttttgtattataaaatataattataccTACCTCATtagtatgttttatttattacacaAACACCCTAGAATCATCAAATTATTGCATATTATGGCCACTTGCACTCATGGTTTAACACTGTCTTGAATTGCACAGAGTGTTAAACCAAGTCTTTAAACCATCATTAAATTAAACCGAAATCGAGGactgatttaatttttatttgaacaatttgTAACCTATAATTTGGTAATTTTGTGTTGAAAATCATACAACAAACAATAATTATCGCTATTGGTAATATTGACAATAAtgaaaacaacaatttattattactattttaataatttgatttgagtGATGTAAAATGTATTATTGTGTACCAagtttcaataatattaaaataatccaGCAATACAATTGTACTTTTTAGTATAATTAACTACCAGTATAAGCTCaacaataaatatgaatgtTAGAAAACACAaactcaattatataaaaaccatatattttttaaaagtatttaagcCGTAATACATGCTTAAAACTTTGTAAACACAAAAAAAGCAAGAAGTGCTAGAAAACAAGTGAATTAAAATTGAACTGGTATTCAGTTCAGTAACTGAATTGtagaataaacaaaacaaagaacatcgaaaacataacctcgaaatgtaaaatttttccttttactGTGTTGAGCACTCCTATTCTGAgttattagtttatttatatatatatttcgcGCCGGCTCTGTTTTGACAATTTGGAAAGCTGCCCTTATCGACGCTGGCGTTCCCTTGCGAGGTTTCTCGTAAGCTACATTTAAAATGGCGGAATACATTAATAACATGTCAAGTAGTCGGCGTTTtgtgtaaaaattgaaatttccatcaaaataaacaaatttctgtCACTATTAGTCTTCTTGTTTaagatttaattaaataatataatttaataaaatggagGAAAGCGAAAAAACGGAAGAATCGTGTCGTTTGTGTGACGAAATTGCAGAAAAGATGTTAAGCATCTTCGATAAAAATGAAGAAGGCATTGAAATCCTTCAACTTATCAAAGAATGCCTTCCCATTGTTGTAAGTACAAATGAAgctcaaataaatatttttttcgaatcaattttttttcgatttaaaaatatactatCAAAACAATCTATTATAGATATATAGGACTGACCCATTATCAAAGCAAATTTGTGAAAGTTGTAACGAGACTCTGAGTTCACTTAgtagttttaagaaaaattgtgaGGAAATTGCcctaaaacaaaaagaaaagctTCGCGAGGAGCCTAGTGATAATGCTATAGAAGCTTTTCTAGCTTGTGGAGAAGTGGTAATGtaccaattattattttcctttacTATTTAATTAGTATTAGTAATAATTAATccacaatatatattttttataaatatgaatttatatatatatagaaaactaCTTTGGTGAAATTTTCACACCTACACTATACAACATAATTAATGTACCCAAAAAGAGTGTTTTATAGTCTGGacatatgaaataatttgatcatttacataaaattacgttttaatattttaaattttactattttaatgaaagttttacaattattatattaatttctgtgattatatttatatcaatgttTTCCTTTTAACTTGACAGTCGGACAAAACTGTGCCCTTTCAGGACGAAATTTCAGAGTTGAAAGATGGTAGTACATCTACAGATGAcctcaatatattttgtaataattgcaaGCAAACTATTTTGGAAAGTAACCAAGTAAACGGTGAGCTGGAACTGGCCATTGCTGAATCTATGGCCAAGAATAAAATCAAGACAGAAAATTCTGAAAAGTCGCTTAGGAGAAGAAAAGTTGTTCCTTTTTATCATGAATTAGATGATTCACTATGCAGCAGCTTGACAGAATTCACTCAAAATACAGAAggtaatcaatttttttcatatcagtgttttttttttagattaataacaagtaaaatttgaaatatcaattttttaaaatgtggtTAAATACTTTCATATCTTCAAATGTGTTAGAAGATACTATGGATTGtgattaaaaattgtattaatatcTTGAAGAACAACGCTAGTATGGGACTAAATTGCAGTATAAATTTGAGATTTAATATATACTATATGTTAAAATATGTTGGAAGTGGAATTGTGCGAACTGAATTTCTGTTCACTTAATAAGGTTTTTTCCAGTTGTAACATTTTCTTGGTTCACACCTGAATTAATACCCACAAGATTGTTAGTATTGTGAAATATCATAATAGAgttccaaaattttgaattattgttcAGTAATAACTTAcacctgtatataaaaaaattagctacaaaaatccaaaataaataactttactTTTCCTAGGATCCCAATTATATGATGATAATAGTGATTTGGATGGTTCTGATGAATCATTGGAAGAACTGAGGCCAAGAAAACGAAGAAGAATAATAGAATCAGATGATGACGATGAAGATAGTCTAGATAGAAATGAAAGAACAAATGGAAGAGTGAAAAGACTTTGTAGAAAACCTAATATTGTTGATGACGATGAAGAAGAAGCAGCTGGGCCTGTAGAAGATGAGGATGAAGAAAGCACACTAATTGATAAATTCATGGATGAAGAGGAATATCGGTATCAACCTCTATCCTTATTTCAACTggtattaaattcaataaacaaaactaaCGTTCCCGACTATGACCCAGAGGAATACTTCCAAGAAACAATATTCCCTCAATGTGGATATTGTGAACAACAATTCCGCAACCTTAAAGTTTTATCTATACATGAACAGAAACATATTGATGTGGAAATAGGGGAGAAAATTGATAATCCCTTACCATGGCCTGAAGATAGAGATGATTCTGATGTTAGGAATAAGTGGcttaattattttgatgaaaacgggtaaaaaaaaagttacataACATCGTccatataattcataattttattattttgctagGTATGAAGATGATGATATTGTTATTGATGATGTAGTTGATGCAGAAAGTTTACTGATTCCTATTGATGAGAAAGATAGAGATCCAAATGGTATGAAACTCACAGGAGACGAAAAGATCACTCTAGTAGGTACTCAACCCATGGTGAATGATGTTTATTTAGGAGATTATTCTAAAGATGATAGGAAACTACTGTATCAATCAATGAGAATTGGAGgtgtcaataaaaaattctgtcCACTTTGTAGGCaagttcatttatttatttattagtctTTATCAATTAATTATGGACTCATAAACTGAATTAAAAATGTGATTTGTCTCTTGAAATgaaattgtgataaaattgctttttttatatttttttttatgttgaaatctttttttttttgtagatatacTTTCAAAGATAATTGGGCGATAGAAAGTCATTACTTTTCTTTGGCTTGTTACTATACATGTCGTTATTGTGGAATGCGCTTCAATAAACAAAGGCATAAATTTAAAGAGCATTGCGATGAACACGAAACTAAGAAAGAtgaagtttcagaaaaaatttatgCAGCGAGCAAACTTAGTAACATCATACCTAAGGTAAGTTTTAAAAGGCGTATAAATAGGTTTGATTgaatgtta encodes:
- the LOC130453035 gene encoding uncharacterized protein LOC130453035 isoform X1, encoding MEESEKTEESCRLCDEIAEKMLSIFDKNEEGIEILQLIKECLPIVIYRTDPLSKQICESCNETLSSLSSFKKNCEEIALKQKEKLREEPSDNAIEAFLACGEVSDKTVPFQDEISELKDGSTSTDDLNIFCNNCKQTILESNQVNGELELAIAESMAKNKIKTENSEKSLRRRKVVPFYHELDDSLCSSLTEFTQNTEGSQLYDDNSDLDGSDESLEELRPRKRRRIIESDDDDEDSLDRNERTNGRVKRLCRKPNIVDDDEEEAAGPVEDEDEESTLIDKFMDEEEYRYQPLSLFQLVLNSINKTNVPDYDPEEYFQETIFPQCGYCEQQFRNLKVLSIHEQKHIDVEIGEKIDNPLPWPEDRDDSDVRNKWLNYFDENGYEDDDIVIDDVVDAESLLIPIDEKDRDPNGMKLTGDEKITLVGTQPMVNDVYLGDYSKDDRKLLYQSMRIGGVNKKFCPLCRYTFKDNWAIESHYFSLACYYTCRYCGMRFNKQRHKFKEHCDEHETKKDEVSEKIYAASKLSNIIPKIIHPPKPRRIVVTQHNPPPEMVAANNQFFSGQNLNNLSGFCQQGPPQPKRSFMERKTLQPNLQIKEEPQDSKEFQTSQSKTGNQAYFCRKCYKVFFKLDEFNIHSKNCDFSQFPQMRAAGNNKTLSGKNGDVSPAGRPVRNCAKEIGPYKDDIYLPDHILKEPKSSNSQQTFVCFICNTPFPTIYSRNSHMRIHKGETQVQPPYSNRPRFPNPPNNQMGQLNYRQPPPMPQQYPPVQPMDIYIKQEPMDPATMEPMVEIHEQGGPMDQGQIEQQSFPDTLGDGAVSITPISKNPKQKALINANVMKIVQNNPQLSIKKSSEKMQQVAAGTSQIPMGVNLPDPDRSYKCSSCWEAFANKSHLYFHKKNQCEGSRLPCPFCKKRFGTEAEYSSHIYYSHPE
- the LOC130453035 gene encoding uncharacterized protein LOC130453035 isoform X2, whose amino-acid sequence is MEESEKTEESCRLCDEIAEKMLSIFDKNEEGIEILQLIKECLPIVIYRTDPLSKQICESCNETLSSLSSFKKNCEEIALKQKEKLREEPSDNAIEAFLACGEVDEISELKDGSTSTDDLNIFCNNCKQTILESNQVNGELELAIAESMAKNKIKTENSEKSLRRRKVVPFYHELDDSLCSSLTEFTQNTEGSQLYDDNSDLDGSDESLEELRPRKRRRIIESDDDDEDSLDRNERTNGRVKRLCRKPNIVDDDEEEAAGPVEDEDEESTLIDKFMDEEEYRYQPLSLFQLVLNSINKTNVPDYDPEEYFQETIFPQCGYCEQQFRNLKVLSIHEQKHIDVEIGEKIDNPLPWPEDRDDSDVRNKWLNYFDENGYEDDDIVIDDVVDAESLLIPIDEKDRDPNGMKLTGDEKITLVGTQPMVNDVYLGDYSKDDRKLLYQSMRIGGVNKKFCPLCRYTFKDNWAIESHYFSLACYYTCRYCGMRFNKQRHKFKEHCDEHETKKDEVSEKIYAASKLSNIIPKIIHPPKPRRIVVTQHNPPPEMVAANNQFFSGQNLNNLSGFCQQGPPQPKRSFMERKTLQPNLQIKEEPQDSKEFQTSQSKTGNQAYFCRKCYKVFFKLDEFNIHSKNCDFSQFPQMRAAGNNKTLSGKNGDVSPAGRPVRNCAKEIGPYKDDIYLPDHILKEPKSSNSQQTFVCFICNTPFPTIYSRNSHMRIHKGETQVQPPYSNRPRFPNPPNNQMGQLNYRQPPPMPQQYPPVQPMDIYIKQEPMDPATMEPMVEIHEQGGPMDQGQIEQQSFPDTLGDGAVSITPISKNPKQKALINANVMKIVQNNPQLSIKKSSEKMQQVAAGTSQIPMGVNLPDPDRSYKCSSCWEAFANKSHLYFHKKNQCEGSRLPCPFCKKRFGTEAEYSSHIYYSHPE